CTTCAGATTTGGAATACCATTGGTGACGCATAAGAGCGACGAGCCGAAAGTGAAAAAGAAGGTAACAGATCCAGTAAATCAATAATGTGTGTAGTTTGACTTTGTggtggacgaggaggagttATTGAAGAGGCAGAAGAGGCTCGAAAGGTTTTCATCATAAGAAACTGTCAATTGATACGCCACCACCACCATTGCCATCACTATTGTCACTTTTATACGAATAGTATCACCGCTAAgattgaataaaatttaagcCTTTATGACGTAACAGTTTAAAACGCAAATGAATTAACTCAACAATAAAACTTTAATTAGCAATGATGACAATAGCCTAATTGATTCCTTATGAAATTATTTGTACTGTCTGAGCtacatttaattcattcaaaaataaagtatacACCCCTTGTACACACTTagaataatattatttgtgCCCTTAGTATGTTCATGGCCTTATATTAGCATTGAATAGAGTTTGTGGGAAGAGGCAGCCgaaagtaaaaatggaGACATGTACCATTGTAGAGTAGAAGGTGAATAGGCGAGTAAGTACAAGTGCGGTAAATTAGGGGTACAAAGAAGAAGGCTTGGTGACGACCTTCAAGTTCTCGTTGATGCTGTGCTCAAATTGCTCAGGGAGAGGCTGCTCAACCCAGTCGTCCTCGTCAGGGTTGCCACTAGTGTTCCTGTTTATGTTGACGTTCATGTCGCCGGACTTGCAGGAGCTGAACATGATCATGGAGGCGTTCTCCCTGGAAATCCAGAAGCTCACCTGCTGAGACTTGTCAATGGAGCAGGCAGGAAGCGTGGTCTTCACGCGCACCTTGACGTTGTGGCAGTTTGTGAGTTCCATGCTGGAAATCAGAGAGTTCACGAAAACCTCGACATTTTTGCAGGAAATCAGAGACACGGAGATCATCTTCTCGGGCATCGTGACCTTGACGTTGGAGCACTCGCAGAGAGTGGAGCTCTGGTTCCTGCCGACGCAGGAAAGGTCCACGACCTCGTCCACGTAGCCGCAGACGTTCCAAACCTCACCCTTAAGCTCAAAAGTTTCTAAATAAGAGTGAAAGAATGAGAATCAAATGtaaatgattaaatattagagGCTGAAAAGGTGTATTTATGGGTAAGTGATGCGGTACATCAAAAAGAAGGTAGTAaagtacacattttaaaaatatgaagaaAAATGATACAAAGAGTAAATATAGTATGCAATTTGTGAATATTTAATGGTGACTATGAGTAGTTTCAGTAAATAATAGGCTAGTGTAGTCATAATAAGTGTTCTAGGTAAACTCACTTGGAACCATAATAGTTACAGCTCCTTCCCCTCTGAAATACGGTAATTATGgaaatagaataaaaaatagtagCAATTCTGTGGATGAGGTGGAATAATCGACAACTGTATGGTGCTTCAGTGATACAGTCAACATCACATGGTATCAGACAAGAGTGTGGTTGAATCAAGAATTTATGGATTTGTTGCAGTATATAgttgataataaatgtatatacagATGTATGAGCATGAATGAAGCTATATTACAAGGAAATATTACTGCTATGGTACAAGAAGAGGCCGAAGGCTACTCTTTTCAGCCTAAACCTCAGTTAAATCCAGACGGGCCAAAAAGGGAATGAAAAGGGGCCAGTCgcttaaaaattaaagacTTGTGCTTATGCGCTCAATAAGGGCGTCTCCTCAGTCTCACCGGGAGTGGCGGCGGCTGTCTGATTCTTCCTGAACACGGAATTGAACTTGTCGACGACGACCTTGTTCAAGGTTTCAAGCCTGGTCCAAAGCTCAGTCTTGAACTTGAGGAACTTGTCAAGGTAGAAGAGCCTGACAACTAAAGCGATAGACAAAACGACAGTTAAAACAATCAACCACACCTTGTAGGCAGACAACACAGACAAAACTTTCTCAGCTAAAAAGACGTTAGAAAGCAGCGGTGAGTAAGTAAGGGAATTgaataaagtaaatagaaGCAGGTAGGTAAGTGATGGGATGGTAAATGCGAGTTTGtgagtaaataaatatataggcAGCTACGTAACTAGTATTAAGTAACGACTAGGAGATGTCTGAAGTACCAGTTGTTTCATCGAGAGATTGACTCATTTCGACGCCCTCAGGCTCTTCCATGTCACTCCTTAAAACAAAGGCCTTGACGGAGGACTTCCTGGGCGACTCCTCCTCCAAGTCCATGTCAGGCTGTTCGTCCTCGTTCATCAAAAGCAAAGTGTCGTCCTGCAGGAAGTTGAGAGGGTCAGCAGCGTCAAAATTGTGCAACTGCACAAGGCTCCCGAAGGTGCTGGAGGGCTTCGCGTAGGAGCTCCTGGTTTGTAAAAACGATTCACCGAAATCGTCGTCATCCTGGGAACGACTGGAACTCGAAGACTCCAGTAAGCTCGATTCCCTATCATCGGCAAAGTCGTCATTTTCGAGGAAGGAAGAGTCGTCGTGCCACTCGTCAGACTCGTCCAAAAGGGACCCCTCATCCAAATCTCCTTCGTCGTCATCGTCGCCGAGGGAAGACGAGTCCTCCAGAAAAGAGCTCGAGCTATCAGGGTACGAGGGCCCTAGATATTTTGAACTGTGCTGCAGGAAGCTTGACCCGTTGTCCAAAAAACTAGTCCCCAAATAAGAAGTCTCATCGTCGTCAAGGTCGAGACTCTGCTCCATCTGAAGGAGAGAAAGAAGACTGGGGTCGTAACTCAATGAATCGAGAACACCATCATGTAAAACATTAGTACGCGCgtgaataaatttaatcaagTGGCCAAAAGCTccaaaaagtaaaaaaagaCTAAAAAGTCCTCTAGCCACCATCGCTGATCAGTTGTACATAAAATCCcagaaaaaacaaaaaattaagccGAAAAACTAATATACAAACCAAACTAATTGATACTTTCCGCTTTACAACTGAGAAATCATAAAAAAGGACGTTTATAGGAGTTTGTCAACACCACGAGTGTCTAGGGTAACGAGGTGcacattaaaaacaaaaaactCGGGCGAAAAGGCGGGAAAAGTAGCCTGAAACGGGCCCATATTTAGTAAACTAgcaaaaaattttataaaaaataagatgtGTAGCATGTTTGGCCAAAAACACATGTTTGAAAggagaaaaataaatatgtcTAAAACTGCGATAATAAGGAAGGTATCTCCGAAAATGGAGATTAAACCTGAGAactacattattttacgtcaaaattaattaaagtTACCAGTGTTAACGAGTCTGTGGAGCTAGTGTTCACGATTTGGTGTTCCCACATTGTGTAGACAATTTTGACaaaaaatttgtttacGTGCTCTTTTCTTCCTCAACTATTgagaattaaaatttatcgatttatcatattataaattagtcttattttttaatatacgATTGATGAACGGtctaaattatatacttgAACCTTGTATTTCTAAAATGTACACCAGAAATTGGTCATTGAAGAGTCTGAGGTTTATTTCCAAGTCTTCAAAAACTCCGTTTAAACGAAAAACTGAGGATTCCACCCAAAAAACTTTGGAAAAACTTCAGGAATACGACACTCCCCTTACACATGAGTACCAGCCTAATTACCgttaaaacttaaatattTCATAGATCACGTACAAAATTGAACATATGCGCTTATTTGTATGTTAACGATCCATTTAGAGCCATAAGGAGTGATTCTTCTAAGCTTGACTGGAGGCCCTCGAATGATGAGCCGAAACCAGGTTTCGTAGTTCCTACGAGATTTAGAATCAGTTTAAACCAAAGGGTTTCAGGAAAGGACATGTAAGTCACAGCAGTTTATTCCTAGATATTGCTCAACTGCCCTTAGTTTTAATTCCCGAGTCACCTCTAACCATTTGTAGGAGCATAACGTATAGCAGAGACGTGAGCTCAACTAACACGTACACTGACTTCTGCGGGCTCAGGTTCCCTACGCTCGAAACAACGAGAAATCGCAACTACTGGAAGGTAACCACAACGCGGTTAATTGACCTTGTAGGATACAGGGCTGAATAGAATACTCCCAAGAATATTCCCGATTAAGCTTCCAACACACAGGTGCTTTCAGTTAAAATGATGAATAATCGCTTAGGAAGGTTGACCCCCTGATGAGAGAGTACATCTACTTCATACACACGCTCGACCCAGGTAGATTTAGAGTGGAGCGCATAGGGGAGCGTTACGGGTACGACTCACGAGTTATAGTCACCAATACTTCAGATTCAAAAGCTCCACAGTctcaaaaataattaaggAATTCAGTTTACTACACtacataaacaaaaataagttaGTTGCGTCAGTCACATATCTCTAACTTTGTGTGAGACCTGTAATTACCATTAACAGGCTGTGTAAAATCGAGGATAAGCGAATTGATCTGGGTGAACAGCGACTACAAATCAAAGAGGCCGCCTATAGAGACAATGTGGGTTACATTCAAAGGTCAAACGAGCAGGAGGACAGCGAATTAGAATACAAAGGTACAAAGAACACTATTGCTATTGCCTTTTTATGTCGCTAGTACTAGTGTCTCTATTTCACTTATTATTACCATTAACACTACTACGGTTATTGCTATTGCTATTGCCTCTATTTCTGTCGTTATCAAAGTTattaattcattttaatagGCGATAAGGATACTGTGGACTGGCTATACAGGCAGTCAGTCATTGCTGAGTCAATGTCCGCATTTCCATATCCATCAACGAGGTAACGGCGCCGTCAAATACACCAATCTTTAGGAAACCGATGCCCAAAAGGGTCGACGTGGACTTAACTGTAAAAAATGACAAGAACGTTAAGGTGATAAACTGGATTGATCCAACGGACAaagtaataatttaatacaaatgtctgtacacatatgtaaacacacatatacatacatacatacatacatacagaaaaatatacatgtatacacacacacacgaACACAGgcacacacatatatatgtagCTAGAGTCACAAGCAGGTTGCGTTTAAagtatatttacaaaattttaaaaaacatagtTTATTGATCTTCGTTATCAGAAGACCATATTGGTGAATCAGGTTCAGGCTCACTTTCAGACTCAATTGGAGTTTCAACTCTTTTTCTCTTCACGTTATTGGTGTTAATAACTTCGTTCTAAATATCGATAAGTTATGACGTGTTATGATACTCCAAAAAGAGTGGAAGGTCAAGATACGAGTAAACTTACGTTGTATTGCAGCTTCAGTAACTGTATGtcagttttattttccaacAGTTTTTGTggatataaaaaatcaagtaACTTATGGCTACTTATGAACTCTTTGGAGGAGGACAAATAGTCCTCGAACACATcgtttttattcattaaatCGTACAGTTCACTGTTTAATAGCACGTTATTAAACTCGTATAGTTTTCTGAAGAGTGGTTAGTCGTAACGTTGATGTTCAAATAACTAGTGCCACTGTAACTACTAGTGTAATTGGTAGCACAACTACTTCTGTAACTAACAGTACTAGTTTAGTGCTACTTTACAGGTGCTACAACTGTAACTAATACCATAGCGGCTAATGTAACTAATACCATAGCGGCTAATGTAACTGGTACTACAAATTACTAATAATT
The sequence above is a segment of the Theileria orientalis strain Shintoku DNA, chromosome 3, complete genome genome. Coding sequences within it:
- a CDS encoding adenylyl-cyclase-associated protein produces the protein MVPKTFELKGEVWNVCGYVDEVVDLSCVGRNQSSTLCECSNVKVTMPEKMISVSLISCKNVEVFVNSLISSMELTNCHNVKVRVKTTLPACSIDKSQQVSFWISRENASMIMFSSCKSGDMNVNINRNTSGNPDEDDWVEQPLPEQFEHSINENLKVVTKPSSLYP